The Patescibacteria group bacterium region TTTTTATTACTTAATAAATTTAACAAAATTAAAATGATAAGTCAAGACAATCAAGGATAAATGATTTTAAAAACAAGTTTTACTCAATTAGCCGAACCGATGGCCTTAAAAGATCGGATTAAACCGATTATTACCAATAAATTATATTGACTAATATGTCAATATATATTATAATGTTTAGTCAAGCAAATTCAAACTCTGTCTCAACTTATAAGAATCGCCATGCTTCAGCATTCCTTTATAAGAAGCTAGGGTGACCGGATGGGGACTAGCCGATATTTTCTTAATCATCCTCTTTTTTGTGACTGTCCTGATGACCCGATGGTCGCCAAACTCGACCCAACCCAAGAAATCGGAACCGCTGGTCAAAGTTTTTAGGGAAACTTTCTTGGGATGCAGGGATAATTTTAATTCACTCTCTAAAAAACGAACAAGCTTCGACAATAGCCCGACTAGGTCTTCCCGATCCGAACTTAAAATCAAAAAATCATCGGCATAGCGGATATAATATTTAATCCTCAAAGTCCTTTTCACGAATTGATCGAACTCGTTCAGATAAACATTGACCAGGAGCTGCGAAGTTAGATTCCCCAGAGGCAGGCCGACGCCCGGCCGGCCTGAGGTAGCAAAACTATCTATTACCCGGCCGAAAAGCCAAAGCAGGTCCTGATCCTCAATATATTTTGCCAGCAGACCCTTCAACACTTCATGATCGATACTGGCAAAAAATTTCCGGATATCACCTTTCAGGATCCAGGCCGTGTGCCGGCCATTACGGGAAGCCCGGTGGGCATCCGCTCGGAATCTATAGATAGCGCGATGAGTCCCTTTTTCCAAACGACAAGAAAAAGAGTCGGCAATGAAACGACGATCAAAATAGGTATAAGTTTCCCGGTAAAGCAGATGGTGCAAAAGCCGATCGCGGACGGTCGCCTTATGAATATTTCGCGGCTTAGGATCAGAAATATTGAAAGCTTGATAGGGGTCATGGTAATAGGTCTTGATCGCCAGCTCTTCTCTCAACTTCTGGATATTATCCATCAAGCGACCCTGGAATAAGGCAACATCCCGGCGCCGAGATTTGCCGGCTAAAAATTCTTTCCAGGCTAGCAGCAGGTTTTCTAGGCTGATTATTTCTTGATAGCTTTTACTAAATTTTTTCATTTAAACTTATAAAACTATGGCCGTAGCTCTGTTTTCGCCTCTGGTCCTAGTCCGAAGTAAAGAGGCTTATGCCTTATGGTTTAAGGCCTTGGCTGATTTTCCCAAGGTGTATCGTTATAATCTGGGCGGAAAGATTGAAGGGTGTTTTTTAGAACTTTTGGAAAAGATTTTCACCACTACCTATTTGGCCCGTGATAGGAAAAGCGACCAACTCTCGCTGGCTATCGTTAAGCTCGACCATTTAAAGTTCTTCCTGCAACTAGCCTGGGAAAGCAAATGCCTATCAAATAAAAGCTATGCTGATCTATCGACCCGACTGGACGAAATCGGGCGCATGCTCGGCGGCTGGAAAAAGGGCTTAGAAATGAAAACTCCCCCAAGATAGTTGGAGGAGAAAGTCATGAGTTGCGGAACGACCACGCGATGACGATAGTCGGCATTCCAGACGTTGTCATTCTCAAGCCGGTTGACGTTGACGTTAAGACCATCAGGGTTCACGTTCACGTTGGCCACAAAATAATGTATAGCGCGCCTTCCCCGACACCACCGCCCTGACAAAATAAAGAAACGGTTGAATATTACTTGGGACTTAGAAGTCCGCCAGCGCTCCATACCAACTTATGATTTTTGATCCAAAATATCCTTCCTCTCCGGCCCGCATTGACCGGCCGAACTCTCAAAAATATTCTGGAACAGCCTCGGCCCATCAGCCTTGACCAATGAGCGATCCGAAACCATCATTTTATTATATATAAAAATCCCCCGGATGCCAAGCATTTGGTTTTACTCCAAAGTGCTAAGAATCCGAGGGACAAAGGGTCAGCCGCCAAGCGGCTCAAGGTTTTAAGAAACTGAGGGCATAAGTTGCGGAACGACCACGCGACGACGACCGTCGGCATCCCAGACGTTGTCATCCTCAAGCCGGCGGACGACGACGCCCAGGCCACCCGAGCGCACGAACACGAAGGCCACGACTAAGTTCTCGCCAGGATTATTTTCATCCACAGACTGATTTTCATCCTTCTTGATCAGGAAGAAAGTGGCGTTTCCACCCTGGTGAAGCCAGTTGGTGCGGCTTTCGCAGAATTCAATCAGCTGGCTCTGAGAGAGCCATTTCTGTTCCCAGGTACCGGGCAGGGATTTAAAGATGTCCAGAAGAACGGCACTTTGGACCATCTCATGGACTTGAACCAGGGTGGCCGGAGTGGCCACGCCTTTTTTAGTCAGGCCCCAATTTCTAAAGTCAGAATCCAGGAAAGACTTAAAGACTTTTCCAGCCTGGTAAATGAGATCCCGGCCTTTCAGGGCTTTAATCTTGATGACTTCTCCGCTGGAAATCAGACGGAGGATGGGGGGTGGCGTGGTTTCGTCTATTGCTCCTGAAGCGGTGGCTGGCTTGGCTTCAACGGCCTTCTCGATTTTCCTTTTCAGGAAATCATTAAGCTCTTCTTCTGTAGAATTGACTAACTTCTTAAGAGCGCTACCGAACATGGAACCTTCTTTTCTGACCCTCTCGATGGCTGCACCGATGAGTCCGAGACCAGTGTTGTCTAACTTTTCCATTTTTCACTAGTATTTATTATGAACATTATTCCCGTTCCGTTTCCCAACGGATTAGGGCGGTAATCTTAAATTTCAGAACAATGCCCCTCAGAGTCCAAGGAATCCGAGGGACAAAGGGTCAGCCGCCAAGCGGCTCAAGGTTTTAAGAAACTGAGGGCATAAGTTGCGGAACGACCACGCGATGACGACAGTCGGCACCCCAGACGAAGTCACCCCCAAGCCGGAAGACGCCGACGACAAGACCAACAGGGAACACGCGCACGCAGGCCACAAAATAATCTTTACCTTTCTTAAAAAGGAAGAAAGTCCCATAACCTTCCTGGCGCAGCCAGTTGGCATGTTTTCGGCAAAAAGCCTTGATTTGGGCCTGGGTTAAACAGAGCTTATCCAAGTCGCCCCCCAGAGAACCAAACATCTGGCTAAAAGTGGCGTCTTTAGCCATCTCGTAGACCTGGACGGCCGTTCCTGTGGTGGCCTGACCGGCTTCTTTGAGATTCCAATTTTCGAAATCATTATCGATTCCCGAGGGGAAAAGATCGGAAGAGCCGTAGATTATTTCCGAGCCGTCGCAGGCATCAATGATAATTGTTTCACCTTTAGAGATGAGACAAAGAATACCCAATTCGGTTCCGGATGTTCTTTGGTGGTGGAATTTCCCCTCCACAATATCCTGGAGAGCTAAAGAAACTAACTCCGGGTCAAACGGACTACCGCCCTTAAGACGGATTTGGCGTTTAATTTCAAGCATCTGTCCGTCGATGCTGATGTACTGGTCGCCGGTGACAGAAAATTTTGCTGCCATGACAAATAATTTTAAAAGAACCGCAATTAACCCCGCGGATTTGGGGTTATGCTCGATTATTAAGCATTTAAGTAAAATATCATAATGTTAACCATAAGTCAATACTAAAAGAGCTTCTCTACCTATAAAAAAACCAGCTAACATTAGCTGATTTATAGAAAAATAAAGCTGATTCCCTTCTAAAAACTATAACCGGCTATCAGCTTAAACAGAAAATTGACTAGAGGCATTATGAGGTTAAAGCCTAACATTACGAAAAGAATCACAAAAATAAAGCCATATTTCTCTAAGCTGAGATACTTCTCTTCCCATTTAGGGGAAAGGAAGGCGGCTAAGATCTTTGAACCGTCAAGAGGCGGGATCGGCACCAAATTAAAGATCGCTAAAACCAAATTTATATAAATTATAGCCGCGATTAAGCCATTGAAAGTCAAGCTATAAAAAGGCATCAGCCTAAAAACCAAGGCAAAAAAAACAGCCACAATCAGGTTGCCTAAAGCCCCGGCCCCGGCCACCTTAGCCTCTCCCCACTTCCTATCCCTTAAATTATGGGGATTATAAGGCACCGGCTTGGCCCAACCAAAAACGAAGGGCATATGGGAAATAATCATGACTAAAGGCAACAGAAAAGAACCGAACCAATCCAAATGCTTCAAAGGATTAAGGGTGAGGCGTCCCAAATTCTTAGCTGTCGGGTCACCTAAACGGTCGGCCATCCAGCCATGCATATACTCATGGATAACGGCAGAAAATATTAAAACTATCACTTGAAATACGTAAATCATACCTAAAGCTTAGCATAGCTTGATTATTTTTCCAAATCCTGTTAGGATAATAAGGAAATAATTATTAAACACACAGGCCGCGGCCTGTTCTTTGAATTTATGGCAAAAAAATGCGATATCTGCGGCCGCAGCGCAACTAGAGGCGCTAGCCGCTCCCACTCAAAAATCCGAACCCTTAAAAGGCAGAATATCAATCTGCAGGTTAAGAATATCGACGGTCTAAAACTAAAGGTCTGCACCAGCTGTTTGCGCACCCGAGCGAAAAAAGAGCGAGAGATCGCTGAAAAGATCGCTAAGAACAAAGAGAAGATCAGCAAAGCTAAACTTGCTAAGCCCAAGAAAGTTGCTCCAAAAAAGACCAGGAAAGCTAAAAACAAAAAATAAAAAGCTATCAATACTTCAATAAAAACGAGCTTGTTACCAGGCTCGTTTTTATTATCCCCTAATTAGAAAATTCCAGCACGGCCCAGGGAGCGGCCGCCATTATTTTGACACCTATCAAAACCAACTTTAAAAGCAGGTAGCTCGGATAAAAGAGGGCTAAGCTTAAGCTGGGAAAAATAAAGCTTAGGATAATAGCTAAAAGCAAAGTCCACAACAAAAAAGGAAAGATCCAAAGTATCAGTAGATTGCTAATGGGGGCGACAAGCGACAAGCGGCCGAAGTAATAGATTAAAATAGGCGCCGTCGCTAACTGGCAGGCTAAAGTTAGACACATAATATCGCCTAGTTTAGAACCAGATAAAATCTTGACCCGGCGCAGAGCCGGATATATATAGATTATGCCT contains the following coding sequences:
- a CDS encoding reverse transcriptase/maturase family protein, producing the protein MKKFSKSYQEIISLENLLLAWKEFLAGKSRRRDVALFQGRLMDNIQKLREELAIKTYYHDPYQAFNISDPKPRNIHKATVRDRLLHHLLYRETYTYFDRRFIADSFSCRLEKGTHRAIYRFRADAHRASRNGRHTAWILKGDIRKFFASIDHEVLKGLLAKYIEDQDLLWLFGRVIDSFATSGRPGVGLPLGNLTSQLLVNVYLNEFDQFVKRTLRIKYYIRYADDFLILSSDREDLVGLLSKLVRFLESELKLSLHPKKVSLKTLTSGSDFLGWVEFGDHRVIRTVTKKRMIKKISASPHPVTLASYKGMLKHGDSYKLRQSLNLLD
- a CDS encoding four helix bundle protein; this translates as MAVALFSPLVLVRSKEAYALWFKALADFPKVYRYNLGGKIEGCFLELLEKIFTTTYLARDRKSDQLSLAIVKLDHLKFFLQLAWESKCLSNKSYADLSTRLDEIGRMLGGWKKGLEMKTPPR
- a CDS encoding site-2 protease family protein, which produces MIYVFQVIVLIFSAVIHEYMHGWMADRLGDPTAKNLGRLTLNPLKHLDWFGSFLLPLVMIISHMPFVFGWAKPVPYNPHNLRDRKWGEAKVAGAGALGNLIVAVFFALVFRLMPFYSLTFNGLIAAIIYINLVLAIFNLVPIPPLDGSKILAAFLSPKWEEKYLSLEKYGFIFVILFVMLGFNLIMPLVNFLFKLIAGYSF
- the rpmB gene encoding 50S ribosomal protein L28; this translates as MAKKCDICGRSATRGASRSHSKIRTLKRQNINLQVKNIDGLKLKVCTSCLRTRAKKEREIAEKIAKNKEKISKAKLAKPKKVAPKKTRKAKNKK